The Vidua chalybeata isolate OUT-0048 chromosome 17, bVidCha1 merged haplotype, whole genome shotgun sequence genome has a segment encoding these proteins:
- the PPDPF gene encoding pancreatic progenitor cell differentiation and proliferation factor has translation MASIPSSGSLVAMHNYRRRRLSSTSSTSSCSSEYSGEVIPHGPDLPKSDPGQWWASFFFGKTAHPAMTTVSESQESLGALRVAAGPIACGLVAAPGAGQRRHASESSAGAM, from the exons ATGGCATCCATCCCATCCAGCGGCTCGCTCGTGGCCATGCACAACTATCGCAGAA GGCGCCTGAGCTCCAcatccagcaccagctcctgcagctcagagtACTCTGGGGAGGTCATCCCCCATGGCCCAG ATCTGCCCAAGTCTGACCCCGGCCAGTGGTGGGCCAGCTTCTTCTTTGGGAAGACAGCTCACCCAGCCATGACAACGGTGTCAGAGTCCCAGGAGAG CCTGGGAGCTCTGCGGGTGGCCGCAGGACCCATAGCCTGTGGGCTGGTGGCAGCCCCGGGCGCAGGACAGAGGCGCCACGCCAGCGAGTCCAGCGCGGGTGCGATGTGA
- the LOC128796626 gene encoding tyrosine-protein kinase Srms-like: protein MEQFVRKRLTFLTSFWNKLRPRSVTESCSLGYLGSDSVSLNSEATSISFIPKSSLCIALYAFTARSAEELSVSAGDKLRVLREEGEYVLARRLLGEPAMGYVPAAYVANLSQGTSAHRPWYFSKISRNEAEQLLLSPPNQHGSFLIRDSESSKGEYSLSVRNHAKVSHFRICKSPRGSLYIQKGHPFPNMDELLAFYTEHWKVIQSPLLQPCSPATPPERDGWERPRWEFTLRRKLGEGYFGEVWEGLWRNTVPVAIKIIKADMKAEDFTKEIQNLKRLRHEKLIQLHAVCSLEEPVYIITELMRKGNLHSYLNSPEGKSLGTSHLLNIACQVADGMRYLEEKHIVHRDLAARNILVGEELTCKIADFGLARLLKDDIYSTSSSTKIPVKWTAPEAANYRTYSLKSDVWSYGILLYEVFTYGQIPYEGMTNQETVRQITRGYRLPRPSPCPPEIYSIMLECWSGNTEERPTFLALREKLGFIYRRLLSSLS from the exons ATGGAGCAGTTCGTCAGGAAGCGCTTGACCTTCCTGACATCCTTCTGGAACAAGCTCCGTCCCCGCTCCGTGACGGAGAGCTGCTCGCTGGGGTATCTTGGCTCCGATTCCGTTTCGCTGAACTCGGAGGCGACTTCCATTTCCTTCATCCCCAAGTCCTCTCTCTGTATCGCTTTGTACGCTTTCACAGCCCGCAGCGCCGAGGAGCTGAGCGTAAGCGCAGGGGACAAACTGCGTGTCCTCAGAGAAGAGGGCGAGTATGTCTTAGCCCGGCGGCTGCTGGGGGAGCCGGCCATGGGCTACGTCCCTGCTGCCTACGTGGCCAACCTCAGCCAGGGCACCTCCGCTCACCGCCC ctggTACTTCAGCAAGATCAGCCGAAACGAAGcggagcagctcctcctctcGCCTCCCAACCAGCACGGCTCCTTCCTCATCCGAGACAGCGAGAGCAGCAAGGGCGAATATTCTCTTTCAG TGCGCAACCACGCCAAGGTCAGCCACTTCCGAATCTGCAAGAGCCCCAGGGGCAGCCTCTACATCCAGAAGGGACACCCCTTTCCCAACATGGACGAGCTCCTCGCCTTCTACACGGAGCACTGGAAGGTCATCCAGAGccccctgctgcagccctgcagccctgcg ACTCCCCCCGAGAGGGACGGCTGGGAGCGCCCGCGCTGGGAGTTCACCCTGCGGAGGAAGCTGGGAGAGGGCTACTTTGGAGAGgtgtgggaagggctgtggAGGAACACGGTGCCAGTGGCCATCAAGATCATTAAAG CTGACATGAAAGCAGAGGACTTCACCAAGGAGATTCAGAACCTGAAGCGCCTGAGGCATGAGAAGCTGATCCAGCTGCACGCCGTGTGCTCCCTGGAGGAGCCCGTGTACATCATCACCGAGCTCATGCGCAAAGGCAACCTCCACAGCTACCTCAACA GTCCTGAAGGGAAATCCCTGGGCACCTCCCACCTGCTCAACATCGCCTGCCAAGTGGCGGATGGGATGAGGTACCTGGAGGAGAAGCACATTGTCCATCGGGATCTGGCAGCCAGAAACATCCTGGTTGGAGAGGAACTCACCTGCAAAATCGCTGATTTCGGACTTGCCCGGCTCCTCAAG gATGACATTTattccaccagcagcagcactaaAATCCCAGTGAAGTGGACGGCCCCGGAGGCAGCCAACTACCGCACCTACTCCCTCAAGTCCGACGTCTGGTCCTATGGGATTCTGCTCTACGAAGTCTTCACGTATGGACAGATCCCGTATGAAG GAATGACAAACCAAGAAACCGTACGACAAATCACCAGGGGCTACCGCCTCCCCcggcccagcccctgccctcccgAGATCTACAGCATCATGCTGGAGTGCTGGAGTGGCAACACAGAGGAGCGTCCCACCTTCCTGGCCCTGCGGGAGAAGCTGGGCTTCATCTACAGGCGGCTGCTCAGCTCCCTCTCCTGA